Within the Plesiomonas shigelloides genome, the region GTGAGTCGGCGCCTGTGGGCTAATATCACGAAATGCGGTCACCAGTTCATCTTGGTACACCACATCCGATGGGATCTCGCGGCGGATAATTTTACTGAAAATAGTTTCTTCTGGCATGACTCACTCCCCTCACTTTAGCCATAACGCTCAGTCATTCACAATGCCGGTTAGTATGGCTGACTTAGCCGGTGCATACAACGGTGTCACATTACTGCAAGTTGTCTGAAACGAGGTTGCAAATTCGTTATTTGTCTCGAAAAACCAACACGCCAGTTACCGTTACAATTCAACACGCTTGCCGCCCTGCCGATACCCGAATTAAAGAAGGTCAGGCAGACCCTCTTCTGTACTTACAGGCTATGTTTACCATAAACAGTAAGCATGATACCGGATGTCGCACATTCATATCTGTGATGTTGAATTCTATGGACAAGAAAAAAAACGCTTCTGTGATTCGCCATATGGTGATCGGTTTTGTGGTACTGGTAGCGGCATTCATTGCGGCTAACCTGTTTGCACTGAATGTCTCTGGCCAGATGAAATACAGTCTGGACGAAGTCACGCAAGAGGCTGTGCCGGTCACCGAGGTCGCTTCTGAGCTGACCTTGTCCTTACTCACCGCTGACAAATGGCTCAAATCGTTTGTCGCCAGCCGCGATCCTGCGCTGCTTTCTAGCAGCCAAAGCGCATTTGAGCAGGGAAATCGTGATTACCTGCAACAACTCGAAGAGTTCAAGCAACTCAATGCCGAGCATGAAAATATGCCGGTTTCCCAGTTGGCGGAGGTCGAAAAACACTACTTTGCGCCCGCGTTACAAACCTTCCAGCAATATGATGCGATTTTACGTGGTCGCCAGACCATCAGCGCGGCAGTGCAAAGCTTCCAAAATAAAAAGATGGAGCTGCAATACGGCCTGAAAACGCTGATTGATAACGGTGACAACGAAGTCATCAAACTCACCAGCGGCTCATTTTTCAATAGCTTACGCGAGATGGATCAAACCACCTCCGATGCACTGGCCAGCCAAGATCCGGCCGCCATCGAAAAAGCGATGAAAGCCAACAAAGTCAACATTGGCCGCCTTGGCTACGCCTTTAAAGGCTTAGTCGCGCAAGTCCCGATGCTGGGCGAGCGCTATGGTGAGATGTTTGAAGCCTTCCTGACCGATGCCGGACGCAAAAATGGCGTCTTACAACAGCACTACGATTTCATCTTGCAAGAACAGCAAGTCAATCAAGACATCGCGGCGCTATCTGCCGCCTTAGAGCAAGCGCTCGGCATGCTGCAAACGCTGCGCGACAACGCGAAAAATCATATGTCATTGCTGGCGGAACAAGCGGATACCAGCTACAAACGCAGTTTCTGGGTAGCCAGTGCGCTATCACTTGCTGTAGTGCTGATCGCTGTCATCACCGGCTGGTTACTGGCACGCTCAGTGCGCAAACCGGTTCAAGCCATCTTACAAACCTTGCGCAACATTGAGCGCGGTAACATGACCGAACGCGTGGCGGTCAGCAGTGATAACGAGTTTGGCTTGATTGCCGAGCACATCAACAAGATGGTGGCACAGCTGCACCATATCTTGGAGCAGATCTCTCACTCCTCAACCCAGCTAACCCATGTGACATTGCTGAATCAG harbors:
- a CDS encoding methyl-accepting chemotaxis protein, which codes for MDKKKNASVIRHMVIGFVVLVAAFIAANLFALNVSGQMKYSLDEVTQEAVPVTEVASELTLSLLTADKWLKSFVASRDPALLSSSQSAFEQGNRDYLQQLEEFKQLNAEHENMPVSQLAEVEKHYFAPALQTFQQYDAILRGRQTISAAVQSFQNKKMELQYGLKTLIDNGDNEVIKLTSGSFFNSLREMDQTTSDALASQDPAAIEKAMKANKVNIGRLGYAFKGLVAQVPMLGERYGEMFEAFLTDAGRKNGVLQQHYDFILQEQQVNQDIAALSAALEQALGMLQTLRDNAKNHMSLLAEQADTSYKRSFWVASALSLAVVLIAVITGWLLARSVRKPVQAILQTLRNIERGNMTERVAVSSDNEFGLIAEHINKMVAQLHHILEQISHSSTQLTHVTLLNQDNATVAKAAVESQREQTASVATAMSQMEHSVKEIARSVNHTLDQVLQLEATVTQSDALVQENVHTTQQLSDRLQSTAAVVKTVAGMSEKIGSILDVIRSIADQTNLLALNAAIEAARAGDMGRGFAVVADEVRVLAKRTTDSTGQIEQMISELQNGTRSALNTVEGCLNDMALSTSQTTQTGAAMKVIADGLGQISDMNSQIANAATEQEATSTDIARNLEEISRLADQNFASIEQMAGNSTQLENLAASQETLVRQFVL